TGCGCTCCATGACCGTGCGGGCCAGGTACTCGATGTTGACCTGGTGCACGATGCCGGTGCCCGGCGGGACGACCTTGAACTCGTTGAACGCGGTCTGGCCCCAGCGCAGGAACTGGTAGCGCTCCTTGTTGCGCTGGTACTCGAGCTCGACGTTGCGCTGGAAGGCGTCCTCGCGGCCGAACAGGTCAGCGATGACGGAGTGGTCGATGACCAGCTCGGCGGGGGCGAGCGGGTTCACCTTGGTGGCGTCGCCGCCGAGGTCGCGGACGGCCTCCCGCATGGTGGCCAGGTCCACGACGCAGGGCACGCCGGTGAAGTCCTGCATCAGCACCCGGGCCGGGGTGAACTGGATCTCCACGCTCGGGTCGGCGGTGGGGTCCCACGCGCCGAGCTGCTGGATGTGGTCGGCGGTGATGTTCGCGCCGTCCTCGGTCCGCAGCAGGTTCTCCAGCAGGATCTTCAAGCTGTAGGGCAGTCGGTCGTGGCCCTCCACCTTGTCGATCTTGAAAATCTCGTAGCTCGCGTCTCCGACGCGCAGCTGGGTCTTCGCACCGAAGGTGTCGAGGCTCGCCACGTCGTACTCCTTCACACCAGCGACCGTGAGTAGTCCTGAGCAGTCTGTCGCACCGGCCGGGGTGTTGCCGTGGTTAGGCAACACTTACCCGTGTCCGACGCTCAACAAAACCGTACGTCCGTCTTGCTATTCGCGCAACCTCGTGCCAGGGTTCGGGACGAGGAGGTGCCCACCATGATCCATCACGTCCTGGCCGCCTGGTTATGCGGCTCCGCGGATCGCTCCCGGGCCCGATACCTCAACCGGCGGGAGTTCCCCGCCCCCGTCGCCTGAGCGGAGGCCCCACCGTCCGTCCGCGGGTAGGGTTCGGGGTCGGGACGGGAAGGGGTTGCGGTGGTCGACGTACAGCACTGGCTCTCCGCGCTTCCCCCGGGCGTGGTCTACCTGATCGTCGCCGGGGTGATCGGCGTGGAGAGCATGGGTGTCCCGCTGCCCGGCGAGATCGTGCTGGTCAGCTCCGCTCTGCTCGCCGCCACCGGCGTGGTCGAGCCCGAGTGGGTGGCCACCGCCGCCGCGGCCGGCGCCATCGTCGGCGACTCCATCGGGTACGCCATCGGCCGGCGCGGTGGGCGTCCGCTGCTGGAACGGCTCGGCCGGCGCTTCCCGAAGCACCTCGGCCCGGCCCACCTGGCGCGCGCCGAGCAGAGCTTCGCCCGGCACGGTGTCTGGGCGGTCTTCTTCGGCCGGTTCGTGGCCCTGCTCCGGATCCTGGCCGGGCCCCTCGCCGGTGCGCTGCGCGTGCCGTACCGCCGATTCCTGCTGGCCAACGCCGCCGGCGGCCTGGTCTGGGCGTTCGGCACGACCTACCTGCTCTTCACGGTGGGGCGGGCGGCCGAGCACTGGCTCAAGGACATCTCCTGGGCCGGCCTGGCCGTCGCCGTGCTGGCCGGCCTGGCCAGCACCTGGTGGCTGCGCCGGCGCGCCCGCCGGCTGGCGGCGGCG
This sequence is a window from Micromonospora sp. NBRC 110009. Protein-coding genes within it:
- a CDS encoding DedA family protein, which translates into the protein MVDVQHWLSALPPGVVYLIVAGVIGVESMGVPLPGEIVLVSSALLAATGVVEPEWVATAAAAGAIVGDSIGYAIGRRGGRPLLERLGRRFPKHLGPAHLARAEQSFARHGVWAVFFGRFVALLRILAGPLAGALRVPYRRFLLANAAGGLVWAFGTTYLLFTVGRAAEHWLKDISWAGLAVAVLAGLASTWWLRRRARRLAAAEPTEARRPVPAGDR